The following coding sequences are from one Salvelinus namaycush isolate Seneca chromosome 23, SaNama_1.0, whole genome shotgun sequence window:
- the LOC120018954 gene encoding olfactory receptor 52N5-like gives MYPIFFSLLFVYLALLVSNIGVLVAIITERSLHQPMYILFCNLSVNDLIGNTVLLPRLMADIVSTERFITYSQCVAQAFFSHTFGSASHMILIIGLTIRLSRCSSIIQNAYCDNASLFKLSCENVSINNIYGLFFTVLLFTSSMGSIAVTYFRIAVICWTKKSKELNNRALQTCASHLVLYLIMLWSGFLTIILHRFPDYPYLRKLAYVLFHVVPANLNPIIYGLQTKSLKQKIIQILRRKVTHS, from the exons ATGTATCCAATTTTTTTCTCCTTGCTGTTTGTCTATCTCGCCCTCCTTGTGTCTAACATTGGAGTCCTGGTCGCCATCATCACAGAGAGAAGCTTGCACCAACCAATGTATATCCtcttctgtaacctgtctgtaaatGATCTGATTGGCAACACTGTCTTGTTGCCTCGCCTCATGGCTGACATTGTTTCAACTGAGAGGTTTATCACGTACAGCCAATGTGTTGCTCAGGCCTTTTTCAGTCATACGTTTGGATCAGCCTCACATATGATACTGATCATT GGTCTCACCATAAGGCTTTCCCGCTGCAGTTCAATCATTCAGAATGCTTATTGTGACAATGCATCATTGTTCAAGCTATCCTGTGAGAACGTTTCAATCAACAACATTTATGGACTCTTTTTCACTGTGCTGCTCTTTACTTCCTCAATGGGAAGCATCGCTGTCACTTATTTCAGGATTGCTGTGATTTGCTGGACCAAGAAAAGCAAAGAGCTGAACAACAGAGCGTTGCAGACCTGTGCAAGCCACCTGGTACTGTATCTCATTATGCTGTGGAGTGGGTTTCTAACCATCATACTGCATCGCTTTCCAGACTATCCATATCTGAGAAAACTGGCTTACGTTCTATTTCATGTCGTCCCTGCTAATTTGAATCCAATTATCTACGGCTTGCAAACAAAGTCATTGAAGCAGAAAATTATACAAATACTCAGACGGAAAGTTACACACTCATAA